One segment of Streptomyces sp. YIM 121038 DNA contains the following:
- a CDS encoding antitoxin: MSVLDKLKQMLKGHEDKAGQGIDKAGDFVDDKTQGKYSSQVDTAQEKLKEQLGGDQGQQNPPQS; encoded by the coding sequence ATGTCTGTGCTGGACAAGCTCAAGCAGATGCTGAAGGGCCACGAGGACAAGGCGGGCCAGGGCATCGACAAGGCGGGAGACTTCGTCGACGACAAGACGCAGGGCAAGTACAGCAGCCAGGTCGACACCGCCCAGGAGAAGCTCAAGGAGCAGCTGGGCGGCGACCAGGGGCAGCAGAACCCGCCGCAGTCCTGA